The window CGGCAACCCGCCGGACCTGGTGCGCGGGATCGGAGCGCTGGACACGCCGTATTACGTGGCCCGGGGTGTGGCCGAGAACCTGGACCCCTACTTCGCCAGGTCGACCGTCCTCAAGGTCGCCGACCTGGACCCGGCCAACGACGTGTGGCGGTTCGACGGGACCATCCAGGGCCAGGGCCCCCGCTACGGCATGGCGAAAGACTTCTCCCAGGACGCCATGTTCTGGTACAACACCGAGCTCTTCGACCAGGCGGGCGTCGAGTATCCCGACGACACCGAGCCCATCACCTATGAGGAGTGGCTGGAGAAGGCCGAGCGGCTGGTCCGGCGCAAGAACGGTCAGACCACCGTGTACGGCGGCAGTTACAACGGCCTCGGGCTCGGGATTCTGTTCACCAACCTGACGGCCGCCGCCGGAGGCAAGCTCTTCTCCGACGACTTCAGCCGGGTCGACTTCACCGCGCCGGAAGCCCGAACGGCTCTCGCCTGGTACGTCGACTACGCCAAGGCCAAGGTCGGGCCCAGCCTCATCCAGCCCAACCCCGATACCTGGGACGGGCCCACGTACGTCGCGAACCGGATGGCCATGTCCGGCAACGGCTACTGGCTCGGCGGCATGATCAACGCCGAGGCGAAGATCGCCGAGGTGTCGCGGCTCGCCCCGGCTCCCGTGTTCGAGGGCGGTCCGCGGCTCAGCTCCTGTCAGGGCGGGACCGGGATGTGGATGCCGGCGAAGGCGCGGAACAAGGACGCCGCCTGGCGGTTCTTCGAGTGGTTCTTCGGCGAGGCGCCGGCCAAGGCGCGCGCCGAGGGCGGCTGGGGGATCCCGAGCCTGAAGTCGCTCCGTCCGCTGATGCCGGCCAAGGAGGACTACCAGCAGCGGGTGCTGAAGGTGCAGGAGGACGAGCTGGAGCACTTCTCGGTGACTCCCTTCACCCCCTACGCCACCTACAACGCCATCGACGCCCTCATCAACCAGATCATTCCGGCCGCGATGAACGGACAGATGTCCGTGGACACGCTGGCCGGACGTCTCGACTCGGCGCTCAATGAGCAGCTGAAGCGCGGTAAGGAGCAGGTCGGATGACGGTCGGTCAGATACCCGAGGTCGTCGCCGAGCGGCCCTCTTCCGGTGTGGGGGCTGTTCGGTCCGAGCTGCCTCGTAGCTCCATGACCGCGCGCCGGCACCGGGCGTTCTACATGTTCACCTCGCCCTGGATCGTCGGCTTCCTGC of the Streptomyces sp. NBC_00287 genome contains:
- a CDS encoding extracellular solute-binding protein; translated protein: MHTQAGAPLGRRRFLALSAGGAAALSGCALKVSNGVSRGGSGETVTAMVNLDDISPELVQQAQQELGIKVNVLAYDITRLIAMLTSGNPPDLVRGIGALDTPYYVARGVAENLDPYFARSTVLKVADLDPANDVWRFDGTIQGQGPRYGMAKDFSQDAMFWYNTELFDQAGVEYPDDTEPITYEEWLEKAERLVRRKNGQTTVYGGSYNGLGLGILFTNLTAAAGGKLFSDDFSRVDFTAPEARTALAWYVDYAKAKVGPSLIQPNPDTWDGPTYVANRMAMSGNGYWLGGMINAEAKIAEVSRLAPAPVFEGGPRLSSCQGGTGMWMPAKARNKDAAWRFFEWFFGEAPAKARAEGGWGIPSLKSLRPLMPAKEDYQQRVLKVQEDELEHFSVTPFTPYATYNAIDALINQIIPAAMNGQMSVDTLAGRLDSALNEQLKRGKEQVG